A DNA window from Vigna unguiculata cultivar IT97K-499-35 chromosome 10, ASM411807v1, whole genome shotgun sequence contains the following coding sequences:
- the LOC114167007 gene encoding protein SUPPRESSOR OF PHYA-105 1-like isoform X2 translates to MTDANGGTGAGTEEHKRKTNESFLKNGGQQNMSKSPRLCTPIKKEWSESLPNDNVIGNQDNGVNRNYKNKNPELVTHPHNSRQTRNQLTVESKYNDINREVVSEVEEQIPFRLSKVLKGKDFEVWDLKPLSGKSVNQTIISNNAHLISSITQSTSSAYNYPQLIVKQTRKGKEVICEDLEKSFSIVGAHKSLQHEKPFAATFQSDTLRRSNVDDDDDNKPLVEETVVSGSNEINLREWLKSECHNMKKLGKIHIFKQVLELVDSAHSQGLVLLDFTPSCFTLLSSSKIKYIGSYGQQRLGNEVMTCNVTRKRPLEQNTCACQSSSTKQQKLFEETGSFRKLHQCSSTHGFRRIVNQTDSDTIKPLESRSKDISNCQHTFTIENQFMSATIPLEEKWYCSPEMLNDGVCTLSSNIYSLGVLLFELLCNVESREAHSTAMLELCHRILPPKFLAENPKEAGFCLWLLHPEPSSRPNARIILESEFIRESEESSSIDDVGISDDEAETDKLLHFLTSLKEEKMIQASKLEEQLNLLNEDIQEIERRYPFGTDSVFPLAQMKNSEVSENNNFHFQDSSSSDMSRSIQRSFGDEERFMANISQLENSYFSSRIRVLPKDASSIPSNDKNLMEKHAANKEPRRISTSVGCLGSFFEGLCKFARCSKFEERGRLRNRDLLSSSNVMCALSFDRDEDYMAAAGVSKKIKIFDLNAISSDSVDIQYPLVEMTNKSKLSCVCWNTYIKNHLASTDYDGVVQMWDADTGQPLSQYMEHQKRAWSVHFSLSDPKMFASGSDDCSVKLWNISEKNSLGTIWNPANICCVQFSSYSTNLLFFGSADYKVYGYDLRHTRIPWCTLAGHGKAVSYVKFLDAETVVSASTDNSLKLWDLKKTSSSGLSSDACVLNYKGHSNEKNFVGLSVLDEYIACGSESNEVYCYHKSLPMPIASHKFESIDPISGHLNSGDNSGQFVSSVCWRKKCNMLVAANSVGIVKLLQMV, encoded by the exons ATGACTGATGCAAATGGTGGGACCGGGGCTGGGACTGAGGAGCACAAGAGAAAAACTAATGAATCTTTTCTTAAGAATGGGGGTCAGCAAAACATGTCAAAATCACCTAGATTGTGCACACCTATTAAGAAGGAGTGGTCAGAGAGTTTGCCAAATGACAATGTGATTGGTAATCAGGACAATGGTGTGAATAG GAATTATAAGAACAAGAATCCAGAGTTAGTTACTCACCCACATAATTCAAGACAGACAAGGAATCAGTTGACTGTTGAGTCTAAGTATAATGACATAAATAGAGAAGTTGTTTCCGAGGTTGAAGAACAGATACCATTCAGATTAAGTAAGGTACTTAAGGGAAAGGATTTTGAAGTTTGGGACCTGAAGCCTTTGTCTGGTAAGAGTGTAAATCAGACTATAATCTCAAACAATGCACATCTTATTAGCAGTATAACTCAGAGTACTTCATCTGCATATAACTATCCTCAATTGATTGTAAAGCAAACAAGGAAGGGAAAGGAGGTTATTTGTGAAGATTTAGAAAAAAGCTTCAGCATTGTAGGAGCACACAAGAGCCTGCAGCATGAGAAACCTTTTGCAGCCACGTTTCAATCTGATACACTGAGGAGATCaaatgttgatgatgatgatgataataagCCTTTAGTGGAAGAAACTGTAGTGTCTGGTAGCAATGAAATAAACTTGAGAGAGTGGCTGAAATCTGAATGTCATAACATGAAGAAATTAggaaaaattcatatatttaagcAGGTATTGGAATTGGTTGATTCTGCACACTCCCAGGGACTTGTCTTGCTAGACTTTACACCATCTTGTTTCACTTTATTGTCTTCAAGTAAGATTAAGTACATTGGTTCATACGGCCAACAACGGTTAGGTAATGAAGTCATGACCTGCAATGTGACTAGGAAAAGGCCTCTGGAACAGAATACCTGTGCTTGCCAAAGTTCAAGTACAAAGCAGCAAAAACTGTTTGAAGAAACAGGATCTTTTAGGAAGTTGCATCAATGCTCCTCTACTCATGGCTTCAGGAGAATAGTGAATCAAACTGACTCTGACACAATCAAACCCTTGGAATCAAGGAGTAAAGATATTTCTAATTGTCAACATACTTTTACCATAGAAAATCAGTTTATGTCTGCTACCATTCCATTAGAAGAGAAGTGGTATTGTAGTCCAGAAATGCTGAATGATGGAGTCTGCACCTTGTCATCTAATATTTATAGCCTTGGAGTTCTTCTTTTTGAA TTGCTGTGCAATGTTGAGTCAAGGGAGGCACATTCAACTGCGATGTTGGAGTTGTGTCATAGAATCTTACCACCTAAGTTTCTAGCAGAAAATCCAAAGGAAGCTGGCTTTTGTCTCTGGCTTCTGCATCCTGAACCATCCTCTCGTCCTAATGCTAG GATCATTTTAGAATCTGAGTTTATACGAGAATCAGAGGAATCAAGCTCTATAGATGATGTTGGAATATCTGACGATGAGGCTGAAACAGATAAACTACTACACTTTCTAACTTCACTCAAAGAAGAAAAGATGATACAGGCTTCCAAGTTAGAAGAACAGCTGAATTTGCTGAATGAAGATATTCAGGAGATAGAAAGAAGATATCCATTTGGTACAGATTCAGTATTTCCTTTGGCACAAATGAAAAATTCAGAAGTGAGTGAGAAcaacaattttcattttcaagatTCTTCTAGTTCAGACATGAGTAGATCCATTCAAAGGTCATTTGGTGATGAAGAAAGATTTATGGCTAACATAAGTCAGCTAGAGAATTCGTATTTTTCTTCAAGAATCCGAGTCCTGCCAAAAGATGCTTCATCTATTCCAAGCAATGATAAAAACCTGATGGAAAAGCATGCTGCTAATAAGGAGCCTAGAAGAATAAGTACTTCTGTTGGTTGTCTAGGATCCTTCTTTGAAGGTTTATGCAAGTTTGCTCGTTGCAGCAAGTTTGAAGAGCGTGGCAGATTAAGAAATAGAGATCTGCTTAGTTCTTCCAATGTAATGTGTGCTTTAAGTTTTGACCGTGATGAAGATTACATGGCAGCAGCAGGAGTTTCAAAGAAAATCAAGATTTTTGACCTCAATGCTATTTCAAGTGATTCTGTTGACATTCAATACCCATTGGttgagatgacaaataaatcaaAGCTTAGCTGTGTGTGCTGGAACACCTACATCAAAAATCACCTGGCATCTACTGACTATGATGGTGTTGTTCAG ATGTGGGATGCAGACACTGGTCAGCCATTGTCTCAATACATGGAGCACCAAAAGAGAGCTTGGTCTGTTCATTTTTCTCTGTCAGACCCAAAAATGTTTGCTAGTGGAAGTGATGACTGCTCTGTCAAACTGTGGAATATCAGCGAG AAAAATTCTCTGGGAACCATCTGGAACCCTGCCAATATATGCTGTGTTCAGTTCTCTTCTTACTCaacaaatcttttattttttggatcAGCTGATTACAAGGTTTATGGTTATGATCTTCGTCACACTAGGATTCCGTGGTGCACATTAGCTGGTCATGGAAAAGCTGTTAGTTATGTAAAATTTTTAGACGCTGAAACAGTTGTCTCTGCTTCCACTGACAACTCTTTGAAGCTTTGGGACCTGAAGAAAACCAGCTCTTCTGGTTTGTCCTCTGATGCTTGTGTCTTAAACTATAAAGGTCATAGTAATGAAAAG AATTTTGTgggattatctgttttggacGAATACATTGCATGTGGTTCAGAATCTAATGAg GTGTACTGTTATCACAAATCACTGCCTATGCCAATTGCTTCTCACAAATTTGAGTCAATTGATCCTATTTCTGGTCATCTAAATAGTGGTGATAATAGTGGACAGTTTGTTTCTAGTGTTTGCTGGAGAAAGAAATGTAACATGCTTGTTGCGGCCAACTCAGTTGGAATTGTGAAACTGTTGCAGATGGTCTGA
- the LOC114167007 gene encoding protein SUPPRESSOR OF PHYA-105 1-like isoform X1 has translation MTDANGGTGAGTEEHKRKTNESFLKNGGQQNMSKSPRLCTPIKKEWSESLPNDNVIGNQDNGVNRYVISLAGSGLPRTSLCSGIDSEHIVEKLSVAIRNYKNKNPELVTHPHNSRQTRNQLTVESKYNDINREVVSEVEEQIPFRLSKVLKGKDFEVWDLKPLSGKSVNQTIISNNAHLISSITQSTSSAYNYPQLIVKQTRKGKEVICEDLEKSFSIVGAHKSLQHEKPFAATFQSDTLRRSNVDDDDDNKPLVEETVVSGSNEINLREWLKSECHNMKKLGKIHIFKQVLELVDSAHSQGLVLLDFTPSCFTLLSSSKIKYIGSYGQQRLGNEVMTCNVTRKRPLEQNTCACQSSSTKQQKLFEETGSFRKLHQCSSTHGFRRIVNQTDSDTIKPLESRSKDISNCQHTFTIENQFMSATIPLEEKWYCSPEMLNDGVCTLSSNIYSLGVLLFELLCNVESREAHSTAMLELCHRILPPKFLAENPKEAGFCLWLLHPEPSSRPNARIILESEFIRESEESSSIDDVGISDDEAETDKLLHFLTSLKEEKMIQASKLEEQLNLLNEDIQEIERRYPFGTDSVFPLAQMKNSEVSENNNFHFQDSSSSDMSRSIQRSFGDEERFMANISQLENSYFSSRIRVLPKDASSIPSNDKNLMEKHAANKEPRRISTSVGCLGSFFEGLCKFARCSKFEERGRLRNRDLLSSSNVMCALSFDRDEDYMAAAGVSKKIKIFDLNAISSDSVDIQYPLVEMTNKSKLSCVCWNTYIKNHLASTDYDGVVQMWDADTGQPLSQYMEHQKRAWSVHFSLSDPKMFASGSDDCSVKLWNISEKNSLGTIWNPANICCVQFSSYSTNLLFFGSADYKVYGYDLRHTRIPWCTLAGHGKAVSYVKFLDAETVVSASTDNSLKLWDLKKTSSSGLSSDACVLNYKGHSNEKNFVGLSVLDEYIACGSESNEVYCYHKSLPMPIASHKFESIDPISGHLNSGDNSGQFVSSVCWRKKCNMLVAANSVGIVKLLQMV, from the exons ATGACTGATGCAAATGGTGGGACCGGGGCTGGGACTGAGGAGCACAAGAGAAAAACTAATGAATCTTTTCTTAAGAATGGGGGTCAGCAAAACATGTCAAAATCACCTAGATTGTGCACACCTATTAAGAAGGAGTGGTCAGAGAGTTTGCCAAATGACAATGTGATTGGTAATCAGGACAATGGTGTGAATAGGTATGTAATTTCCTTAGCTGGATCTGGACTTCCTAGGACTAGTTTGTGTTCTGGTATAGATTCTGAACACATTGTTGAAAAGTTGTCTGTTGCTATTAGGAATTATAAGAACAAGAATCCAGAGTTAGTTACTCACCCACATAATTCAAGACAGACAAGGAATCAGTTGACTGTTGAGTCTAAGTATAATGACATAAATAGAGAAGTTGTTTCCGAGGTTGAAGAACAGATACCATTCAGATTAAGTAAGGTACTTAAGGGAAAGGATTTTGAAGTTTGGGACCTGAAGCCTTTGTCTGGTAAGAGTGTAAATCAGACTATAATCTCAAACAATGCACATCTTATTAGCAGTATAACTCAGAGTACTTCATCTGCATATAACTATCCTCAATTGATTGTAAAGCAAACAAGGAAGGGAAAGGAGGTTATTTGTGAAGATTTAGAAAAAAGCTTCAGCATTGTAGGAGCACACAAGAGCCTGCAGCATGAGAAACCTTTTGCAGCCACGTTTCAATCTGATACACTGAGGAGATCaaatgttgatgatgatgatgataataagCCTTTAGTGGAAGAAACTGTAGTGTCTGGTAGCAATGAAATAAACTTGAGAGAGTGGCTGAAATCTGAATGTCATAACATGAAGAAATTAggaaaaattcatatatttaagcAGGTATTGGAATTGGTTGATTCTGCACACTCCCAGGGACTTGTCTTGCTAGACTTTACACCATCTTGTTTCACTTTATTGTCTTCAAGTAAGATTAAGTACATTGGTTCATACGGCCAACAACGGTTAGGTAATGAAGTCATGACCTGCAATGTGACTAGGAAAAGGCCTCTGGAACAGAATACCTGTGCTTGCCAAAGTTCAAGTACAAAGCAGCAAAAACTGTTTGAAGAAACAGGATCTTTTAGGAAGTTGCATCAATGCTCCTCTACTCATGGCTTCAGGAGAATAGTGAATCAAACTGACTCTGACACAATCAAACCCTTGGAATCAAGGAGTAAAGATATTTCTAATTGTCAACATACTTTTACCATAGAAAATCAGTTTATGTCTGCTACCATTCCATTAGAAGAGAAGTGGTATTGTAGTCCAGAAATGCTGAATGATGGAGTCTGCACCTTGTCATCTAATATTTATAGCCTTGGAGTTCTTCTTTTTGAA TTGCTGTGCAATGTTGAGTCAAGGGAGGCACATTCAACTGCGATGTTGGAGTTGTGTCATAGAATCTTACCACCTAAGTTTCTAGCAGAAAATCCAAAGGAAGCTGGCTTTTGTCTCTGGCTTCTGCATCCTGAACCATCCTCTCGTCCTAATGCTAG GATCATTTTAGAATCTGAGTTTATACGAGAATCAGAGGAATCAAGCTCTATAGATGATGTTGGAATATCTGACGATGAGGCTGAAACAGATAAACTACTACACTTTCTAACTTCACTCAAAGAAGAAAAGATGATACAGGCTTCCAAGTTAGAAGAACAGCTGAATTTGCTGAATGAAGATATTCAGGAGATAGAAAGAAGATATCCATTTGGTACAGATTCAGTATTTCCTTTGGCACAAATGAAAAATTCAGAAGTGAGTGAGAAcaacaattttcattttcaagatTCTTCTAGTTCAGACATGAGTAGATCCATTCAAAGGTCATTTGGTGATGAAGAAAGATTTATGGCTAACATAAGTCAGCTAGAGAATTCGTATTTTTCTTCAAGAATCCGAGTCCTGCCAAAAGATGCTTCATCTATTCCAAGCAATGATAAAAACCTGATGGAAAAGCATGCTGCTAATAAGGAGCCTAGAAGAATAAGTACTTCTGTTGGTTGTCTAGGATCCTTCTTTGAAGGTTTATGCAAGTTTGCTCGTTGCAGCAAGTTTGAAGAGCGTGGCAGATTAAGAAATAGAGATCTGCTTAGTTCTTCCAATGTAATGTGTGCTTTAAGTTTTGACCGTGATGAAGATTACATGGCAGCAGCAGGAGTTTCAAAGAAAATCAAGATTTTTGACCTCAATGCTATTTCAAGTGATTCTGTTGACATTCAATACCCATTGGttgagatgacaaataaatcaaAGCTTAGCTGTGTGTGCTGGAACACCTACATCAAAAATCACCTGGCATCTACTGACTATGATGGTGTTGTTCAG ATGTGGGATGCAGACACTGGTCAGCCATTGTCTCAATACATGGAGCACCAAAAGAGAGCTTGGTCTGTTCATTTTTCTCTGTCAGACCCAAAAATGTTTGCTAGTGGAAGTGATGACTGCTCTGTCAAACTGTGGAATATCAGCGAG AAAAATTCTCTGGGAACCATCTGGAACCCTGCCAATATATGCTGTGTTCAGTTCTCTTCTTACTCaacaaatcttttattttttggatcAGCTGATTACAAGGTTTATGGTTATGATCTTCGTCACACTAGGATTCCGTGGTGCACATTAGCTGGTCATGGAAAAGCTGTTAGTTATGTAAAATTTTTAGACGCTGAAACAGTTGTCTCTGCTTCCACTGACAACTCTTTGAAGCTTTGGGACCTGAAGAAAACCAGCTCTTCTGGTTTGTCCTCTGATGCTTGTGTCTTAAACTATAAAGGTCATAGTAATGAAAAG AATTTTGTgggattatctgttttggacGAATACATTGCATGTGGTTCAGAATCTAATGAg GTGTACTGTTATCACAAATCACTGCCTATGCCAATTGCTTCTCACAAATTTGAGTCAATTGATCCTATTTCTGGTCATCTAAATAGTGGTGATAATAGTGGACAGTTTGTTTCTAGTGTTTGCTGGAGAAAGAAATGTAACATGCTTGTTGCGGCCAACTCAGTTGGAATTGTGAAACTGTTGCAGATGGTCTGA
- the LOC114167357 gene encoding mitochondrial adenine nucleotide transporter ADNT1, translating into MGSENVKTGESAVTTIVNLAEEAKLAREGVVKAPNYALASICKSLVAGGVAGGVSRTAVAPLERLKILLQVQNPHNIKYNGTIQGLKYIWRTEGLRGLFKGNGTNCARIVPNSAVKFFSYEQASKGILYMYQQQTGNEDAQLTPVLRLGAGACAGIIAMSATYPMDMVRGRITVQTEASPYQYRGMFHALSTVLREEGPRALYKGWLPSVIGVIPYVGLNFAVYESLKDWLVKSNAFGLADNSELSVTTRLACGAAAGTVGQTVAYPLDVIRRRMQMVGWNHAASVLTGDGRGKVPLEYTGMVDAFRKTVQHEGFGALYKGLVPNSVKVVPSIAIAFVTYEMVKDILGVEIRISD; encoded by the exons ATGGGTTCGGAGAATGTGAAGACTGGGGAATCCGCCGTCACCACCATCGTCAACCTCGCCGAGGAGGCCAAGCTCGCACGAGAAGGCGTAGTCAAGGCTCCCAACTACGCGCTCGCCAGCATCTGCAAGTCACTCGTCGCGGGAGGCGTCGCCGGAGGAGT GTCACGTACTGCAGTTGCTCCTCTGGAACGGTTGAAAATTTTGCTACAG GTCCAAAACCCTCATAACATTAAGTACAATGGAACTATACAAGGCCTAAAATATATATGGAGAACTGAAGGTCTCCGTGGACTTTTCAAAGGGAATGGTACTAACTGTGCTCGAATTGTCCCTAACTCTGCTGTGAAGTTCTTCAGTTATGAGCAAGCTTCTAA AGGTATACTGTACATGTATCAGCAGCAAACTGGAAATG AGGATGCTCAACTGACTCCTGTCTTACGTCTTGGAGCTGGAGCTTGTGCTGGAATAATTGCTATGTCTGCAACTTATCCAATGGACATGGTTCGTGGCCGGATTACTGTGCAG ACTGAGGCATCCCCATATCAGTACAGAGGAATGTTTCATGCTTTGTCTACTGTGCTTAGGGAAGAAGGTCCACGTGCTTTATATAAGGGCTGGCTTCCTTCAGTTATTGGAGTT ATTCCTTATGTAGGTCTCAACTTTGCTGTGTATGAGTCTCTAAAAGATTGGTTAGTTAAATCTAACGCATTTGGTCTTGCTGATAATTCTGAGTTGAGTGTGACAACACGCCTGGCTTGTGGTGCTGCTGCTGGAACTGTTGGACAAACTGTTGCTTACCCTCTTGACGTTATTCGTAGAAGAATGCAGATGGTTGGTTGGAACCATGCTGCTTCTGTTCTAACTGGTGATGGAAGAGGCAAAGTGCCACTTGAATACACTGGAATGGTTGATGCATTCAGGAAAACTGTTCAGCATGAAGGATTCGGTGCATTATACAAGGGTCTTGTGCCCAACTCTGTAAAG GTGGTCCCATCGATAGCAATCGCTTTTGTGACATACGAGATGGTGAAGGACATTTTAGGAGTTGAGATCAGAATATCTGACTGA